A DNA window from Streptomyces sp. CA-278952 contains the following coding sequences:
- a CDS encoding quinone-dependent dihydroorotate dehydrogenase — protein MYKLFFRLVFKRMDPEQAHYAAFRWIRLAARTPVLRTFVAAALAPRYKELRTEALGLRMHGPFGLAAGFDKNAVAIDGMAMLGFDHIEIGTVTGEPQPGNPKKRLFRLVADRALINRMGFNNEGSAAVAARLAARNPVFRTTVGVNIGKTKAVPEAEAAADYVKSTEALAGHADYLVVNVSSPNTPGLRNLQATESLRPLLTAVREAADRTVTTRRVPLLVKIAPDLADEDVDAVADLAVELGLDGIIATNTTIAREGLGLKSAPGLVGETGGLSGAPLKERSLEVLSRLYARVGDRITLVGVGGVESAEDAWQRILAGATLVQGYSAFIYEGPFYARAIHKGLAARLATSPYATLAEAVGAETRKKAAL, from the coding sequence ATGTACAAGCTCTTCTTCCGGCTGGTCTTCAAGCGGATGGATCCCGAGCAGGCCCACTACGCAGCCTTCCGCTGGATCCGCCTCGCCGCCCGGACCCCCGTCCTGCGCACCTTCGTCGCCGCCGCCCTCGCCCCGCGCTACAAGGAGCTGCGCACCGAGGCCCTCGGCCTGCGGATGCACGGTCCCTTCGGCCTCGCCGCCGGCTTCGACAAGAACGCCGTCGCGATCGACGGCATGGCCATGCTCGGCTTCGACCACATCGAGATCGGCACCGTCACCGGCGAACCGCAGCCGGGCAACCCCAAGAAGCGACTCTTCCGGCTGGTCGCGGACCGCGCGCTGATCAACCGCATGGGCTTCAACAACGAGGGCTCCGCCGCCGTCGCCGCCCGCCTCGCCGCCCGCAACCCGGTCTTCCGCACCACGGTCGGCGTCAACATCGGCAAGACCAAGGCCGTCCCGGAGGCCGAGGCCGCCGCCGACTACGTGAAGTCCACCGAGGCGCTGGCCGGCCACGCCGACTACCTGGTCGTCAACGTCTCCTCGCCCAACACCCCCGGCCTGCGCAACCTCCAGGCCACCGAGTCGCTGCGCCCGCTGCTCACCGCCGTACGCGAGGCCGCCGACCGCACCGTCACCACCCGGCGCGTCCCGCTGCTCGTCAAGATCGCCCCGGACCTCGCGGACGAGGACGTCGACGCCGTCGCCGACCTCGCCGTGGAGCTGGGCCTGGACGGCATCATCGCCACCAACACCACCATCGCGCGGGAGGGCCTGGGCCTGAAGTCGGCCCCCGGCCTGGTGGGGGAGACCGGCGGACTGTCCGGCGCGCCCCTCAAGGAGCGCTCGCTGGAGGTCCTGAGCCGCCTGTACGCCCGTGTGGGGGACCGGATCACGCTGGTGGGCGTCGGGGGCGTCGAGAGCGCCGAGGACGCCTGGCAGCGCATCCTCGCCGGAGCCACCCTCGTCCAGGGCTACAGCGCCTTCATCTACGAAGGTCCCTTCTACGCCCGCGCGATCCACAAGGGCCTCGCCGCCCGGCTCGCCACCTCTCCGTACGCCACCCTCGC